The following are encoded together in the Glycine max cultivar Williams 82 chromosome 8, Glycine_max_v4.0, whole genome shotgun sequence genome:
- the LOC100782688 gene encoding 3-isopropylmalate dehydratase small subunit 1, whose protein sequence is MALFSSAATVLPRNLAFTKLSLSHSHTLLPRFLSFPTPKSSNPRNRVAVSLQTPRAQSAASASPSASFHGLCYVVGDNIDTDQIIPAEYLTLVPSKPDEYEKLGSYALIGLPATYATRFIEPGEIKTKYAIVIGGANFGCGSSREHAPVALGASGAAAVVAESYARIFFRNSVATGEVYPLESEGRLCEECTTGDVVTIELGESRLINHTTGKEYRLKPIGDAGPVIEAGGIFAYARKTGMIPSR, encoded by the coding sequence ATGGCGTTGTTCTCTTCTGCCGCAACCGTTCTTCCTCGGAACCTGGCATTCACCAAACTCTCCCTCTCTCACTCTCACACTCTTCTACCGCGCTTCCTTTCTTTCCCAACTCCCAAGTCATCAAACCCTCGCAACCGCGTCGCAGTCTCTCTCCAAACCCCACGCGCTCAATCCGCCGCGTCCGCTTCTCCCTCCGCCTCCTTCCACGGCCTCTGCTACGTCGTCGGCGACAATATCGACACCGACCAGATCATTCCCGCCGAGTACCTCACCCTCGTCCCTTCCAAGCCCGACGAGTACGAGAAGCTCGGCTCCTACGCCCTCATCGGCCTCCCCGCCACCTACGCCACGCGTTTCATCGAACCCGGCGAGATCAAAACCAAGTACGCCATCGTCATCGGCGGTGCCAACTTCGGTTGCGGCTCCTCCCGCGAGCACGCCCCCGTCGCGCTGGGCGCCTCCGGCGCCGCCGCAGTGGTCGCGGAGTCGTACGCTAGGATCTTCTTTCGGAACTCCGTGGCCACCGGCGAGGTGTATCCGCTAGAGTCGGAGGGACGCCTCTGCGAGGAGTGCACCACCGGCGATGTGGTGACGATTGAGCTCGGAGAGAGCCGCTTGATCAATCACACCACCGGAAAGGAGTATCGCTTGAAACCGATCGGCGACGCGGGTCCAGTGATCGAGGCCGGTGGCATCTTTGCCTATGCCAGGAAAACCGGCATGATTCCCTCTCGTTGA